GATGTGGCCCGGATACCACTGAATCGGCGGCGAACTCACGGCACCACCAGCACTGGACAGGGCGCGAGCTGAATCACCCGCGCTGCGGTGCTTCCGGCTTCGGCTTCAAGCTTCACGCCGCGCGTCCCCATCACGATCACATCCACATTCAACTCATCGGCCACATCGCAGATCACAAAGGCTGGCTTGCCCTCACGCTCCACCTCGTCGCAGGCCACCCCTGCCTGTTCAAAACGCTCCCGCGTCTGCGACAACAACGCGGCCACCGCCTCGTGGTCGTGCATTTCCGGGCGTTCGGGCTGCACCACCGAGAGCAGCACCAGCCGGCTGCTGTGACTGCGCGCAAGCTCTAACGCCTTGCCTGCGGTCTCCAGAGCCTGACGGCTCTGGTCAATGGGAAACAAAACGGTCTCGAACATGTCCAAGTCCTACGGCCAACGCCCCTGCTGTCAGTCCTAGCTCCGGGACCGCAGAACTCGTATTAATCTCACCGCGTTTTCTTACCGCACGACACAACCCTATGGCGAAGCGTTCCCTGGCCAGCCTCTCCGGCGCCGACCTCAGCGGAAAGCGTGTTCTCGTGCGGGTTGACTTCAACGTGCCCCTGAATGACGCCGGCGCGATCACGGACGACACCCGCATCCGCGCTGCCCTCCCCACCATCAACGACCTGATCGGCAAGGGCGCCAAGGTGATCCTCTCCGCCCACTTCGGTCGCCCCAAAGGCCAGGTGAACGACGCCATGCGCCTCACGCCTGTGGCTGCACGCCTGAGCGAACTGCTGGGCAAGCCCGTGGCCAAGACCGACAGCTGCATCGGCCCCGACGCTGAAGCCAAGGTGGGCGCCATGGCCGACGGCGACGTGGTGCTGCTGGAGAACGTGCGCTTCTTCGCAGAGGAAGAGAAGAACGAAGCCGGTTTCGCTGAAAAGCTGGCCAGCCTGGCTGAGGTGTATGTGAACGACGCCTTCGGCGCCGCCCACCGCGCCCACGCCTCCACCGAAGGCGTGACCAAGTTCCTCAAGCCTTC
This region of Synechococcus sp. NOUM97013 genomic DNA includes:
- a CDS encoding universal stress protein; the protein is MFETVLFPIDQSRQALETAGKALELARSHSSRLVLLSVVQPERPEMHDHEAVAALLSQTRERFEQAGVACDEVEREGKPAFVICDVADELNVDVIVMGTRGVKLEAEAGSTAARVIQLAPCPVLVVP